From the genome of Carassius auratus strain Wakin chromosome 26, ASM336829v1, whole genome shotgun sequence, one region includes:
- the LOC113044281 gene encoding tumor necrosis factor receptor superfamily member 11B-like isoform X2: protein MFIFTVVLLPVLSGAGLAADEPTYRRTDPATRQQLRCKRCPPGTRLGAHCTSSSETDCVPCGPGMFTEFWNYIPECLRCDACSDHQRVVRPCNGTVNTVCECDAGFYWNQRFCRRHSECKPGHGLKASGTPHRDRVCELCAGGHFADVRKTHATCVTHSACKTNEQLVLPGSRWHDNVCATCEHLTLKDSVWDYH, encoded by the exons ATG TTTATCTTCACTGTAGTGCTTTTGCCGGTTCTGTCTGGAGCCGGACTGGCGGCAGATGAACCCACTTACCGGCGTACGGATCCGGCCACCAGACAGCAGCTGCGGTGTAAAAGGTGTCCGCCGGGAACTCGTCTGGGCGCGCACTGCACAAGCTCCAGCGAGACGGACTGCGTGCCGTGCGGCCCGGGTATGTTCACGGAGTTCTGGAACTACATCCCAGAATGCCTGCGGTGCGACGCGTGCTCCGATCACCAGCGGGTCGTTCGGCCGTGTAACGGAACCGTGAACACAGTCTGCGAATGTGACGCCGGATTCTACTGGAATCAGCGCTTCTGCAGGAGACACAGCGAGTGCAAACCGGGTCACGGACTCAaagcttcag GGACACCACACAGAGACAGGGTTTGTGAGCTCTGTGCAGGCGGACACTTTGCAGATGTCAGAAAGACGCATGCAACATGCGTTACTCACAGTGCCTGCAAGACTAATGAACAGCTGGTGCTGCCCGGATCCAGGTGGCATGATAATGTGTGTGCAACCTGTGAACATCTCACACTAAAAG